The Candidatus Methylomirabilota bacterium genome includes the window GCTCATCCGTGTCATGCCCAACACGCCGGCCCTCGTGCTCGAGGGGGTGACGGCGATCGCGCGGGCCGACGGCCTCGAGCCCGGCGACCTCGAAGCGGCCCAGGAGCTCTTCGGCGCCGTGGGCAAGGTGGTGGTCCTGGAGGAGGGCGCCATGGACGCCGTCACCGGCCTCTCAGGCTCGGGCCCGGCCTATGTCGCCATCGTCATCGAGTCGCTGGCCGACGGCGGCGTCAAGATGGGGCTCGACCGCGCCACCGCCATGACCCTGGCCACGCAGACCGTGCTGGGCTCGGCGCGGCTCATCCTGGAGACGGGCGCGCATCCGGGCCAGCTCAAGGACATGGTCTCCTCGCCTGGCGGCACGACCATCGCGGGCATCTCCGCTCTCGAGGAGGGCGGGGTGCGGAGCACCTTC containing:
- the proC gene encoding pyrroline-5-carboxylate reductase; the protein is MKGKRVAFLGAGNMGEALIKGLTQAGLVPATAISASDARADRLADIAKQYGIQHVKDNVALVRGADVIILAVKPQIMAAVLKEIAAVVDGGKLLISIAAGVATRKLREHLGKPARLIRVMPNTPALVLEGVTAIARADGLEPGDLEAAQELFGAVGKVVVLEEGAMDAVTGLSGSGPAYVAIVIESLADGGVKMGLDRATAMTLATQTVLGSARLILETGAHPGQLKDMVSSPGGTTIAGISALEEGGVRSTFISAVERATQRSKELGAT